Genomic segment of Calditrichota bacterium:
ACAATCAATATGCCCTCCGCGCTCGGGTGGAACCGTGCTCCGCAAACGTATTCTTATTATGTCAACGGTCAAAACGGCACGGGATCGTATCCCAACAACGCGCAGAAGCTCGCGGAAGACGCGATTGCGTTGGTCAATCCTGTCGTCGATTTTTCTCAATATGACAACGACGGCGACAACTATGTTGATGCACTCTTCTTGGTGCACGCCGGTTCAGGCGCCGAATACACCGGCAGCAGCAATTAAATCTGGTCGCATTCGTGGGTCACTCACACCCCGCAAGCCGTCGACGGAGTCTATGCCTATCACTACACCGTGCAGCCCGAAAAATGGGCCACTCCCGGCGACATGACCGTCGGCGTATACGCGCACGAAATGGGTCACATGGTATTTGGCTTGCCGGATCTCTATGACACCGGAAACGATTCGTATGGCGTCGGCAAATGGAGCTTGATGGCTGGCGGTTCGTGGAACGGCGCACTCGGAAGTTCTCCCGCGCATCCCGATGCGTGGTGCAAAATCAGAATGGGCGTCGTTTCGCCCACCGTAGTTTCAAACACAAGCTCCGGCGCGTCGATTCCCGCCAGCGAAGGCAATGCGACGGTGTACAAACTGACGTCCTCGACCAGCAGTCAGCAATATGTCTTAGTCGAAAACCGTCAGCAATCAGGCTACGACGCGTCGCTCCCCGGAAGCGGACTGCTGATCTACCACGTCGACGATGCCGTCGGTTCCAACAACTCTCAATGGTACCCGGGACATACGACGTCCGGCCATTACAAAGTCGCGGTTGAGCAAGCCGACGGTCTCTGGCAGCTCGAACAAAAAACGAGTCAAGGCAACAGCGGCGATCCGTGGCCCGGTAGTTCCAATCGTCGAGCCTACAACGCATCCTCGACGCCCAACAGCCTCGACTACAGCGGTTTGGATCAAGGCATCTCTGTGACGAACATCAGTAATTCCGGCGCGACGATGACGGCGGATCTCGTGGGTTCCGCTCCCGCGTCGATTACGTTGACGTCTCCAAACGGCGGCGAAACGTGGATCGAAGGCTCCACCGAAACGATCACGTGGACTTCGACCGGCCTGAACGAAAATATCAAAATAGAAATAAATCGTTCTTATCCGACAGGCTCGTGGGCCACGTTGGTCGCCAGCGCTCCCAACACAGGCTCCTACGACCGCACCGTTCCCACGGGGACATCTTCATCGGTTCGCCTGCGCATAAGCGGAACCAGTCACACGACTATTTCAGACGTTTCCAATGCCAACTTCTCAGTCAGTGCCGGTTCGATTACGGTCGTCTCTCCCAACGGCGGTGAAACGTGGGTCGAAGGAACAACCGATACCATTAAGTGGACCTCGGACGGTTTCGGCGACAACGTCAAAATAGAACTCAATCGTTCCTATCCGGCAGGCTCTTGGGTGACATTGGTCTCCAGCGCGCCCAACACCGGTTCCTATCCGCGCAACGTACCTACCGGAGTTTCAACTGCGTCGCGAATTCGCATCAGCCGTGTCACGCGCTCAGATGTGTACGACATCTCCGATGCCAATTTCACCATTACCGGCGGTACGATAACGGTAACCGAACCCAACGGCGGCGAAACGTGGGTCGAAGGAACAACCGACACGATCAAATGGACGTCGCAAAACTATTCCGGTAACGTCACCATCGAAATCAATCGCAGCTATCCGTCCGGTTCGTGGGCAGCACTCGCAACCGACGTCCCCAACAACGGCGTCTACCCTCGCAATGTCCCCACGGGAGTAACGTCCACGGCGCGCGTGCGTGTCAGAGGTGCGTCACGCGCGGATATCTACGACGTCTCCGATGCCAATTTCACCGTCAGCGGCGGCACGATCACGGTAATGAAGCCCAACGGCGGCGAAACCTGGATTGAAGGCACAACCGATACAATCAAATGGACGTCGCAAAATTACACCGGCAACGTCACGATAGAAATTAACAGAAGCTATCCAACCGGTTCGTGGGCCGCACTCGCAACCAACGTTCCCAACAACGGCGTCTATCCGCGCAACGTTCCCACCGGAGCAAGCACTGCTGTTCGCATCCGTGTTCGCGGCGCAACTCGCAGCGATATAAACGATGTCTCTGATGCCAATTTCACCGTCAGCGGCGGCACGATCACGGTAACGGAGCCCAATGGCGGTGAAACGTGGGTAGAAGGCACGACCGACACAATCAAGTGGACGTCGAGCAACTACACCGGCAACGTCACGATAGAAATTAACAGAAGCTATCCGACGGGTTCGTGGGCCGC
This window contains:
- a CDS encoding M6 family metalloprotease domain-containing protein codes for the protein MQPEKWATPGDMTVGVYAHEMGHMVFGLPDLYDTGNDSYGVGKWSLMAGGSWNGALGSSPAHPDAWCKIRMGVVSPTVVSNTSSGASIPASEGNATVYKLTSSTSSQQYVLVENRQQSGYDASLPGSGLLIYHVDDAVGSNNSQWYPGHTTSGHYKVAVEQADGLWQLEQKTSQGNSGDPWPGSSNRRAYNASSTPNSLDYSGLDQGISVTNISNSGATMTADLVGSAPASITLTSPNGGETWIEGSTETITWTSTGLNENIKIEINRSYPTGSWATLVASAPNTGSYDRTVPTGTSSSVRLRISGTSHTTISDVSNANFSVSAGSITVVSPNGGETWVEGTTDTIKWTSDGFGDNVKIELNRSYPAGSWVTLVSSAPNTGSYPRNVPTGVSTASRIRISRVTRSDVYDISDANFTITGGTITVTEPNGGETWVEGTTDTIKWTSQNYSGNVTIEINRSYPSGSWAALATDVPNNGVYPRNVPTGVTSTARVRVRGASRADIYDVSDANFTVSGGTITVMKPNGGETWIEGTTDTIKWTSQNYTGNVTIEINRSYPTGSWAALATNVPNNGVYPRNVPTGASTAVRIRVRGATRSDINDVSDANFTVSGGTITVTEPNGGETWVEGTTDTIKWTSSNYTGNVTIEINRSYPTGSWAALATNVPNNGVYPRNVPTGASTAVRIRVRGASRSDINDVSDANFTVTAGSLTLTSPNGGETWVEGTRDTIRWNSYLYSGNVTIEINRNYPSGSWAALATNVPNNGVYPRNVPTGASSVTRVRIRAASRSDIYDISDANFAVVTASSPGYSSGSIFETLPNEFALFQNYPNPFNASTTIRFSIPEAAQVTLTIYNSVGAVVTTLTDSYLPAGTYEHQWQGNDHTGSAVSSGVYFARLISKSQSDVKRIVYMK